A genomic stretch from Hydrogenimonas urashimensis includes:
- a CDS encoding MFS transporter, protein MDKFSNHIKNILHGFFLSVGTTIAEPATILPLMINYFGGSSVLIGFFSGLLRGGAVLMQLFAAYKAQHYARMLPYLRRVFAFRFLSWFMIGVAILLFGKSHPTLTLWCIGIGLFLFSFSAGFGAIYFREIVAKIFSHRFRGKTMAWRQFFSGLGALISGAVAAWVLERFEAPYDFGYLFILSALLMGIGLLAFATVDEPVKTRFETKIESFTGFLRHAFSLVKVDRQLQVQIVTFLLAYGYLIAMPFVILDAKETIHLGGKEVGILITVQMVGAMISNVLWGRLGSLGRYRFIATFSIFLKLVAVGLAFFADTLIAYGIIFFLFGAAGDGSRIASSNLILILAPEAKRPLYVAVQMNIVSLGMFFSILGGFLLHFGGYTLLYGVTALTLLIAFTTSFRLKDQTD, encoded by the coding sequence ATGGATAAATTTTCCAACCATATCAAAAACATTCTCCACGGCTTCTTTCTCTCCGTCGGCACCACCATCGCCGAACCCGCCACCATTCTGCCGCTGATGATCAACTATTTCGGGGGCTCCTCCGTACTGATCGGCTTCTTCAGCGGTCTGCTGCGCGGGGGAGCGGTGCTCATGCAGCTTTTCGCCGCCTACAAAGCCCAGCACTACGCCCGCATGCTTCCCTACCTGCGGCGTGTCTTCGCTTTCCGTTTCCTTTCGTGGTTCATGATCGGCGTAGCGATCCTTCTTTTCGGAAAGAGCCATCCGACCCTGACGCTTTGGTGCATCGGCATCGGACTCTTTCTCTTCTCCTTCAGCGCCGGTTTCGGCGCGATCTATTTCAGAGAGATCGTCGCCAAGATCTTTTCCCACCGGTTCCGCGGCAAGACGATGGCGTGGCGGCAGTTCTTCTCGGGCCTGGGAGCCCTTATCAGCGGCGCCGTGGCGGCGTGGGTTCTGGAGCGGTTCGAAGCCCCCTACGATTTCGGCTACCTCTTCATTCTCAGCGCCCTTTTGATGGGGATAGGTCTCCTCGCTTTCGCCACCGTCGACGAACCGGTCAAAACCCGTTTCGAGACGAAAATAGAGTCGTTCACGGGCTTTCTGCGCCATGCGTTTTCGCTTGTGAAAGTGGATAGGCAGCTTCAGGTGCAGATAGTGACCTTTCTGCTCGCCTACGGGTACCTCATCGCCATGCCTTTTGTCATTCTCGACGCCAAGGAGACCATTCATCTGGGTGGCAAAGAGGTGGGTATTCTCATCACCGTCCAGATGGTCGGCGCCATGATCAGCAACGTGCTGTGGGGCAGACTGGGAAGTCTCGGACGCTACCGCTTCATCGCGACGTTCAGCATCTTTCTCAAACTTGTTGCCGTGGGACTGGCTTTTTTCGCCGATACGCTCATCGCATACGGGATTATTTTCTTCCTCTTCGGCGCCGCCGGAGACGGTAGCCGTATCGCCAGTTCCAACCTTATCCTCATTCTCGCTCCCGAAGCGAAACGACCCCTCTATGTGGCGGTGCAGATGAATATCGTCTCCCTCGGGATGTTTTTCTCGATTCTCGGCGGATTTTTGCTCCATTTCGGCGGCTACACCCTCCTCTACGGCGTCACCGCACTTACGCTTCTAATCGCTTTCACGACCTCTTTCAGGTTGAAAGACCAGACCGATTGA
- the hemN gene encoding oxygen-independent coproporphyrinogen III oxidase: protein MNTIDFKQFVKYSQPGPRYTSYPTALEFSEAFTYEKYVGKLRSRDFRKPLSIYIHLPFCRSACYFCGCNVVFTSKEEKKERYIDYLTRELRILSETMETSSDVIQFHFGGGTPTFFSAEQLDRIMETVKKHFPNFVEDAEISCEIDPRFFNEEQMKVLKKHGFNRISFGVQDFEPVVQQAVHRIQPYDITKAAVDLARKYGIESINIDLIYGLPFQTLESFKKTLELAYSLDPDRLAVFNYAHVPWLKKTMRKLDETTIPSPDVKLAILQYTIDFFTNHGYRMIGMDHFAKPDDELFRAIEKGELHRNFQGYTTKGGVDLLGIGLTSIGEGEDYYAQNFKELPEYEAAIDAGKLPFWRGVELTLDDRIRKAVIMDLMSNFKLDIGKIEKRFGIDFKNYFADALKQLEPMVEEGLVKIDDKEIAVSQTGTLLIRNIAMPFDAYMQKHASSKKTFSKTV, encoded by the coding sequence ATGAACACAATCGATTTCAAGCAATTTGTCAAATATTCCCAACCTGGCCCCCGTTATACGAGCTATCCGACGGCCCTGGAGTTTTCCGAAGCATTCACGTATGAGAAGTATGTCGGCAAACTCCGATCGCGGGATTTTAGAAAACCGCTCTCTATCTATATCCACCTTCCCTTTTGCCGGAGCGCCTGCTACTTCTGCGGTTGCAACGTCGTCTTTACCTCCAAAGAGGAGAAGAAAGAGCGCTACATCGACTACCTGACCCGGGAGCTGCGGATTTTGTCGGAGACGATGGAGACTTCCAGCGATGTGATTCAGTTTCATTTCGGAGGCGGAACCCCCACCTTTTTCAGTGCCGAACAGCTCGATCGCATCATGGAGACGGTCAAAAAGCATTTTCCCAATTTCGTCGAAGATGCCGAAATAAGCTGCGAGATCGACCCCCGTTTTTTCAACGAAGAGCAGATGAAGGTTCTCAAAAAACACGGCTTCAACCGTATCAGCTTCGGGGTACAGGATTTCGAACCGGTGGTTCAGCAGGCGGTGCACCGCATCCAGCCCTACGACATTACGAAGGCGGCGGTCGATCTGGCGCGAAAATATGGCATCGAGAGCATCAACATCGATCTGATCTACGGGCTTCCCTTTCAGACGCTCGAGAGTTTCAAAAAGACGCTCGAACTCGCCTATTCTCTCGATCCTGACCGTCTGGCCGTCTTCAACTACGCCCATGTGCCGTGGCTCAAAAAGACGATGCGTAAACTCGATGAGACGACGATCCCATCTCCTGATGTCAAACTGGCTATTTTGCAGTATACGATCGATTTCTTCACGAATCACGGCTACAGGATGATCGGAATGGACCACTTCGCCAAACCCGACGACGAACTTTTCAGGGCGATCGAAAAGGGCGAACTGCACCGCAACTTTCAGGGCTATACCACAAAAGGCGGTGTCGATCTGCTTGGCATCGGACTCACCAGTATCGGCGAAGGCGAAGACTACTATGCGCAGAACTTCAAAGAACTTCCCGAATACGAAGCGGCGATCGACGCGGGGAAACTGCCCTTCTGGCGCGGCGTGGAACTGACCCTTGACGACCGCATCCGCAAAGCGGTGATCATGGATCTGATGAGCAATTTCAAGCTCGATATCGGAAAGATCGAAAAGCGGTTTGGTATCGACTTCAAAAACTATTTCGCCGACGCGCTGAAGCAGCTCGAACCGATGGTTGAAGAGGGACTCGTGAAGATAGACGACAAAGAGATTGCCGTGTCGCAGACGGGTACGCTGCTCATCCGCAATATCGCCATGCCTTTTGACGCCTATATGCAAAAGCATGCATCGAGCAAGAAAACCTTCAGCAAGACAGTTTGA
- a CDS encoding multiheme c-type cytochrome encodes MIRPLFLALFLTCAAWANQTFVASKVCAKCHPLIYKEYSESMHRNASVANDPIHRKIWEKHPLKAKKRYNCAVCHTPSDTKVIEALEKGESAMPSGSLIQKEEPIGCAYCHRIRSVQTHAKQNRNIINPTPKYFYAAKEGKTIEKRVKFHETSSFFGLSRTTAGSPFHTIDYGNRLFSTGHICLGCHDHKQNSHGFTICSMNIRENDPKKHNCIACHMPQVPGSYSTIQKSKTHTYHGFAGPHHHLNLLKKAVTLKASAKRSHLNVTVVNHSIHKLFTHPLRLGQLRVTIRRDGKIIRPKPINFYTVLGKEGKPAMPWIADTVLKSKGIDASSTKTFDTGIRVKKGDEVKVTLGLYIVNPKAAKKLGITEKKVTGFKPLTSQTFRF; translated from the coding sequence ATGATCCGCCCCCTTTTTCTCGCCCTTTTTCTCACCTGCGCCGCCTGGGCGAATCAAACGTTCGTCGCATCGAAAGTCTGTGCAAAATGCCACCCTCTCATCTACAAAGAGTACAGCGAATCGATGCACCGCAACGCTTCTGTCGCCAACGATCCCATTCACCGGAAGATCTGGGAAAAACACCCCTTAAAAGCCAAAAAGAGATACAACTGCGCCGTCTGCCACACCCCTTCCGACACGAAAGTTATCGAAGCGCTTGAAAAAGGCGAATCCGCGATGCCTTCCGGCAGTCTCATCCAAAAAGAGGAGCCCATCGGTTGCGCCTACTGCCACCGTATACGCTCTGTCCAAACCCACGCCAAACAGAATCGCAACATCATCAACCCGACACCAAAGTACTTTTATGCCGCCAAAGAGGGGAAAACCATCGAAAAACGGGTCAAGTTTCATGAAACGAGTTCGTTTTTCGGACTGAGCAGAACGACCGCCGGCTCACCGTTTCACACGATCGACTACGGCAACAGACTCTTCTCTACGGGCCATATCTGCCTCGGATGCCACGACCACAAACAAAACAGTCACGGTTTTACCATCTGTTCGATGAACATCAGGGAAAACGATCCGAAAAAACACAACTGCATCGCCTGCCATATGCCTCAAGTCCCGGGTTCGTATTCGACGATCCAAAAGAGCAAAACCCATACCTACCATGGATTCGCAGGCCCCCATCATCACCTGAATCTTCTGAAAAAAGCCGTGACGCTCAAAGCATCCGCAAAGCGTAGTCATCTGAACGTGACGGTCGTCAACCACTCCATCCACAAACTTTTCACCCATCCGCTCAGGCTGGGACAGTTGCGCGTCACGATCCGTCGCGACGGAAAGATTATCAGACCCAAACCGATCAACTTCTACACGGTGCTTGGAAAAGAGGGAAAACCGGCGATGCCGTGGATCGCCGACACCGTGCTCAAGAGCAAGGGCATCGATGCCTCCTCGACAAAAACGTTCGACACGGGCATTCGGGTAAAAAAAGGGGATGAAGTGAAGGTGACTCTCGGTTTGTACATCGTCAACCCCAAGGCGGCAAAAAAGCTCGGCATCACCGAAAAAAAAGTGACGGGATTCAAACCGCTGACGTCACAGACCTTCCGCTTCTAG
- a CDS encoding multiheme c-type cytochrome, with protein MKRRIVFAVKPLIVLSLLSSISSIHADIEARYSDSTKCKPCHKTITQEWQSSLHAKSHFSKNELYAKLLGYTAKKKHQPESWMEVRCAQCHNPRVLDAVNQKNIDMAGFGFDEGIIRKKMGSSFIKDGVNCIVCHNIQTVHDSVNAGKRGKDTVVWGANDTMVGPFPDARSPYHKTAYSSIFKEESNRLCFVCHYNERSAYGVEIGSTGKEYESSGDKTRCVECHMGPSVKKRAVQVDLQRSTSRKVRTLRRHLFAGVRNSDIVSEAIDIDYRRVGRKITVRLKNLIPHKLPTGFGGRLLRIYLVYRDQSGTKIGEDMYDIGAKYADKKGKETIPHLAARILSDNRLKPFSSRDIVFRAPENSKSAEIFLQYYLMAPEWLEKLEVTDPLFRKKYDIASMRVKF; from the coding sequence ATGAAACGCAGGATCGTATTTGCGGTGAAACCGTTGATCGTTTTGTCGCTGCTCTCGTCAATATCGTCGATCCATGCCGATATTGAGGCAAGATATTCCGACAGTACCAAATGTAAACCGTGCCACAAAACGATTACACAGGAGTGGCAGAGCTCTTTGCATGCAAAATCGCACTTTTCCAAAAACGAACTTTACGCCAAACTACTTGGATATACCGCCAAAAAGAAGCATCAACCCGAATCGTGGATGGAAGTACGATGTGCCCAATGCCACAACCCCCGGGTTCTTGATGCGGTGAATCAGAAAAATATCGACATGGCGGGATTCGGATTCGATGAGGGGATCATCAGAAAAAAGATGGGATCCTCTTTTATCAAAGACGGTGTCAACTGTATCGTATGTCACAACATCCAGACCGTCCACGACTCCGTAAATGCGGGAAAACGGGGCAAGGACACCGTGGTCTGGGGAGCCAATGACACGATGGTGGGTCCATTCCCCGATGCCCGCTCCCCCTATCACAAAACCGCCTACTCCTCCATTTTCAAGGAGGAATCGAACAGGCTCTGCTTCGTCTGCCATTACAATGAGCGCAGTGCCTACGGGGTCGAAATCGGATCCACTGGCAAAGAGTATGAAAGCAGCGGCGACAAAACCCGGTGCGTGGAGTGCCATATGGGGCCTTCGGTGAAAAAACGGGCCGTTCAGGTGGATCTGCAGCGGTCGACATCACGAAAGGTGCGGACGCTTCGCCGCCATCTTTTTGCCGGAGTGAGAAACAGCGATATCGTCTCGGAAGCCATCGACATCGATTACAGGAGAGTGGGACGCAAAATAACGGTACGGTTGAAAAATCTGATTCCCCACAAACTTCCCACGGGTTTTGGAGGACGGCTTTTGCGCATTTATCTGGTCTACAGGGACCAATCGGGTACAAAAATCGGAGAGGATATGTACGATATCGGGGCGAAATATGCCGATAAAAAAGGAAAGGAGACGATCCCCCACCTCGCTGCCCGCATCCTTTCGGACAACCGGCTCAAACCCTTCTCTTCCCGGGACATCGTTTTCAGGGCACCCGAAAATTCCAAAAGTGCCGAAATTTTTCTCCAGTACTATCTGATGGCACCCGAGTGGCTGGAAAAACTCGAGGTTACCGATCCTCTGTTTCGAAAAAAATACGATATCGCCTCGATGAGGGTGAAGTTTTGA
- a CDS encoding DUF2603 domain-containing protein, producing MKSLKNLPVEQQLKEIDLVAKRLGMPKPTERPVLEIKPAGDEKHKLLELKRGDWGDEQPWFVIDEDGKLLILSTAEAMMGIMNSLQHMGEEVFKARLERAIAKELPIDFHDVWTVAMHELQQRLKEGGQKAASVDLENLVKSIKRQHPNLFYSLKDLQLDSEEM from the coding sequence ATGAAGAGTCTGAAGAATCTGCCGGTGGAACAGCAGCTCAAGGAGATCGATCTGGTGGCCAAACGTCTTGGAATGCCGAAACCGACGGAGCGGCCGGTGCTTGAGATCAAACCCGCGGGAGACGAGAAACACAAACTTCTGGAACTCAAACGGGGTGACTGGGGCGACGAACAGCCCTGGTTCGTGATCGACGAAGACGGGAAATTGCTGATTCTCTCGACCGCCGAAGCGATGATGGGCATCATGAATTCGCTACAGCATATGGGCGAGGAGGTGTTCAAGGCCCGCCTTGAGAGGGCGATCGCCAAAGAGCTACCGATCGATTTCCACGATGTCTGGACGGTCGCGATGCACGAACTGCAGCAGCGGCTCAAAGAGGGCGGGCAAAAGGCGGCGAGTGTCGATCTGGAAAATCTCGTCAAAAGCATCAAACGCCAACATCCCAATCTCTTCTATTCGCTTAAAGATCTTCAGCTCGACAGTGAGGAGATGTAG
- the argF gene encoding ornithine carbamoyltransferase, with the protein MRHFLTLKDYTKEEILEIIELGLRIKAETKAKRFTPYLEKQTLAMIFEKSSTRTRVSFETGIYQLGGMGLFLSSRDIQLGRGEPMKDTARVIGRMCDMVMIRTYSQKKLEEFAGFSDVPVINGLTDDYHPVQLMADYMTMIEHGKDQNPVVAYIGDGNNMAHSWLMLAAKLGFELRVATPKGYECDPDIVEDAVEFAKKSGATILFTDDPKDAVIGVDVVTTDTWVSMGDEEEKEKRLKDFAGYTVDAALMKRAKADAIFLHCLPAYRGLEVTEEVLEGPQSVVFDEAENRLHAQKGVMVWLDGKRNEA; encoded by the coding sequence ATGAGACACTTTTTGACACTGAAAGACTATACGAAAGAAGAGATACTTGAGATTATCGAACTGGGGCTTCGCATCAAAGCCGAAACGAAAGCGAAACGCTTCACCCCCTATCTGGAGAAACAGACACTGGCGATGATTTTCGAAAAGAGCAGCACGCGAACCCGCGTCAGTTTCGAAACGGGCATCTACCAGCTGGGGGGAATGGGGCTCTTCCTCTCCTCCCGCGACATACAGCTGGGACGGGGAGAACCGATGAAGGACACGGCGCGTGTCATCGGCCGCATGTGCGACATGGTGATGATCCGCACCTACAGCCAGAAGAAGCTGGAAGAGTTCGCCGGTTTTTCCGACGTGCCGGTGATCAACGGTCTGACCGACGACTATCACCCGGTGCAGCTGATGGCCGATTATATGACGATGATCGAACACGGCAAAGACCAAAACCCCGTGGTGGCCTATATCGGAGACGGCAACAACATGGCCCACAGCTGGCTGATGCTGGCGGCCAAACTCGGATTCGAACTGCGTGTCGCGACGCCGAAGGGATACGAGTGCGATCCGGATATCGTCGAAGACGCCGTGGAGTTTGCCAAAAAGAGCGGTGCAACGATTCTTTTTACCGACGATCCCAAAGATGCCGTGATAGGTGTCGATGTCGTCACGACCGATACCTGGGTTTCGATGGGGGATGAGGAAGAGAAGGAGAAGCGGCTCAAGGATTTTGCCGGTTATACCGTCGACGCCGCTTTGATGAAGCGGGCGAAAGCGGATGCCATATTTCTTCATTGTCTTCCCGCCTACCGGGGACTCGAAGTGACCGAAGAGGTGCTGGAAGGGCCGCAGAGCGTCGTATTCGACGAAGCGGAGAATCGGCTTCACGCGCAAAAAGGGGTCATGGTCTGGCTCGACGGAAAAAGGAACGAAGCTTGA
- the ribA gene encoding GTP cyclohydrolase II codes for MNTEISEVANLPTRFGTFKIQAFKEILANGCFKEHLAIFTDPLPKTPVVRVHSECLTGDALGSLKCDCGEQLAFALHFIQSQGGMVIYLRQEGRNIGLFNKVNAYALQDRGLDTVAANHQLGFSADERTYEMVETILGHFAIKKIRLLTNNPRKIESLEGIEIVERLPIIVEANPHNEEYLQTKKEKMGHML; via the coding sequence ATGAACACTGAAATCTCCGAAGTCGCCAATCTCCCGACCCGTTTCGGAACGTTCAAAATCCAGGCATTCAAAGAGATTCTGGCAAACGGCTGCTTCAAAGAGCACCTCGCCATTTTTACCGATCCCCTTCCCAAGACACCGGTCGTGCGGGTTCATTCGGAGTGCCTTACCGGCGATGCGCTCGGGAGTCTCAAATGCGACTGCGGAGAACAGCTGGCATTCGCCCTTCATTTCATTCAGAGCCAGGGGGGCATGGTGATCTACCTGCGACAGGAGGGACGAAACATCGGACTGTTCAACAAGGTCAACGCCTACGCGCTGCAGGACAGGGGGTTGGACACCGTCGCCGCCAACCACCAGCTTGGCTTCAGCGCCGACGAACGCACCTACGAAATGGTCGAAACGATCCTGGGGCACTTTGCCATCAAAAAAATAAGACTTCTGACGAACAACCCCCGAAAGATCGAAAGCCTCGAAGGGATCGAAATCGTCGAACGTCTGCCGATCATCGTGGAGGCCAATCCCCACAATGAAGAGTATCTGCAGACGAAAAAAGAGAAAATGGGGCATATGCTGTGA
- the rsmG gene encoding 16S rRNA (guanine(527)-N(7))-methyltransferase RsmG: MSLKHRIEREGIELSSETIERLEAFAKHLMKWNRIHNLTGARTLEAIEEQIFDSLYPILFLPSPETLLDIGTGAGFPGMVLAIVMPDTACTLCEPLAKRASFLGFIARELGLENVTVEARRIEDLPPFFCDLITSRAVTETSTLIAWCRPFIGEKTQLLFYKGEHVFGEVTELARCDYELITRDKRNYLWIKDAYKC, from the coding sequence GTGAGCCTGAAACACCGCATCGAAAGGGAAGGAATCGAACTCTCCTCCGAAACGATCGAACGGCTCGAAGCCTTTGCCAAACACCTGATGAAGTGGAACCGCATCCACAATCTCACGGGCGCCAGGACCCTCGAAGCGATCGAAGAGCAGATCTTCGATTCCCTCTACCCCATCCTTTTTCTCCCTTCCCCCGAAACGCTGCTGGATATCGGCACGGGTGCCGGTTTCCCCGGCATGGTCCTGGCCATCGTCATGCCCGATACAGCCTGCACCCTTTGTGAACCCCTCGCAAAACGCGCCTCTTTTCTGGGTTTCATCGCCAGGGAGCTGGGGCTGGAAAATGTCACGGTCGAGGCCAGGCGCATCGAGGATCTGCCCCCTTTTTTTTGCGATCTGATCACTTCCCGTGCCGTGACGGAGACCTCGACGCTGATTGCATGGTGCAGACCCTTCATCGGGGAAAAGACCCAACTGCTCTTCTACAAGGGCGAACATGTCTTCGGTGAAGTGACGGAGCTCGCCCGATGCGACTACGAACTGATCACCCGCGACAAACGCAACTACCTGTGGATAAAGGATGCCTACAAATGCTGA
- the htpX gene encoding zinc metalloprotease HtpX, whose translation MEAVKTVVLLTLMTLLMVWIGGMFGGTTGMLIALLFAGAMNFYAYYFSDRMVLAHYHAVEVDERSAPGLIAIVRRLTQKAGLPMPKVYIIPERVPNAFATGRNPKHAAVAVTEGLLDLLNEEEIEAVLAHELSHVRHYDILIGTVAATIAGAIATIANIMQFGAFFGGRDEESPNPILMLVMSIILPIAAGIIQMAVSRSREFEADAGAARLTGHPEWLASALIKLENYNRQGMLPEATPETAHMFIVNPFTGKDISFANLFRTHPTTEQRIERLEEIRREMTRQ comes from the coding sequence ATGGAAGCGGTAAAAACGGTTGTACTTCTGACGCTGATGACCCTACTGATGGTCTGGATCGGCGGCATGTTCGGAGGAACCACCGGCATGCTCATCGCCCTGCTTTTCGCCGGCGCGATGAACTTCTACGCCTACTACTTCTCCGACAGGATGGTACTGGCCCACTACCATGCCGTCGAAGTGGACGAGCGGAGCGCCCCAGGCCTGATCGCCATCGTCCGCAGACTGACACAGAAGGCGGGATTGCCGATGCCGAAAGTCTACATCATTCCCGAAAGGGTTCCCAACGCCTTCGCGACAGGCCGCAATCCGAAACATGCGGCGGTCGCGGTGACCGAAGGTCTCTTGGACCTGCTCAATGAAGAGGAGATCGAAGCGGTACTGGCCCACGAACTGAGCCACGTGCGACACTACGACATCCTGATCGGCACGGTCGCCGCGACGATTGCCGGTGCCATCGCCACAATCGCCAACATCATGCAGTTTGGCGCATTTTTCGGTGGACGGGACGAAGAGAGCCCCAACCCGATTCTGATGCTGGTCATGTCGATCATTCTGCCGATCGCAGCGGGAATCATCCAGATGGCGGTGAGCCGCAGCCGGGAGTTCGAAGCCGACGCGGGCGCCGCCCGGCTCACGGGCCATCCCGAATGGCTGGCAAGCGCTCTAATCAAGCTTGAAAACTATAACAGGCAGGGCATGTTGCCCGAAGCGACACCCGAAACGGCCCATATGTTCATCGTCAACCCCTTCACGGGCAAGGATATCAGTTTCGCCAACCTCTTTAGAACCCACCCGACCACAGAACAACGGATTGAGCGCCTCGAAGAGATCCGCCGGGAAATGACGCGGCAGTAA
- a CDS encoding PP0621 family protein, with amino-acid sequence MLKIVLTLAVISAVYFFLIKKPKVTQHRQTRAAEKRKPKRDEEIMVECEKCGTFVSSHEAIIVDGKYYCSKTCAGVR; translated from the coding sequence ATGCTGAAAATCGTACTCACCCTCGCTGTCATCTCCGCCGTCTACTTCTTCCTGATCAAGAAACCGAAAGTGACACAGCATCGTCAAACCCGCGCCGCGGAAAAACGCAAACCCAAGCGCGACGAAGAGATCATGGTCGAGTGCGAAAAGTGCGGTACATTCGTCAGCAGCCACGAAGCGATCATTGTCGACGGAAAGTATTACTGTTCGAAAACATGCGCAGGAGTCAGATAG
- a CDS encoding anthranilate phosphoribosyltransferase — MSDAFIRYIKCVGTGAKHNRDLTYEEMRDAMEQMLDGRASPEQCAAFLLGWRLKPETATEFRAALDVLDENCVRKPVDNGIELGYPFDGKADNPYIFTLAAPMVAPFGIRVIVNGGALQPSKKGLTVREVCESVPLPENIRYFDQKNYCKPLADLSPIRQKLGLRTGLNTLERLPDAGGCDTALIGVFHKPYVKKYREVFAHRYRRLVIAKGNEGTPEIFGKCRVWVCEGDRCEERIVDPKRFGIDYTKSFDPITKSESLSHLASPSDTLMDIAKLNAGLWLFCKGVAQTIEEGWEMLNDR, encoded by the coding sequence ATGTCCGACGCGTTTATCCGATATATCAAATGCGTCGGAACGGGCGCCAAACACAACCGCGATCTGACATACGAAGAGATGCGCGACGCGATGGAGCAGATGCTCGACGGCCGTGCATCGCCCGAACAGTGCGCCGCCTTTCTGCTGGGATGGCGCCTCAAGCCCGAAACGGCCACAGAGTTTCGGGCCGCGCTGGATGTACTGGATGAAAATTGCGTAAGAAAACCCGTAGATAACGGCATCGAACTGGGTTACCCTTTCGACGGGAAGGCGGACAACCCCTATATTTTCACCCTCGCCGCACCGATGGTCGCGCCCTTCGGTATCCGGGTGATCGTCAACGGCGGCGCCCTGCAGCCCTCCAAAAAAGGGTTGACCGTTCGGGAGGTTTGCGAAAGTGTGCCACTGCCCGAAAACATCAGATATTTCGACCAAAAAAACTACTGCAAACCCCTGGCCGATCTCTCGCCCATTCGCCAAAAGCTGGGGCTTCGGACCGGTCTTAACACTCTGGAGCGGCTGCCCGATGCCGGCGGCTGCGATACGGCACTGATCGGCGTTTTTCACAAACCCTACGTCAAAAAGTACCGGGAGGTGTTCGCTCACCGCTACAGACGGCTTGTCATCGCCAAAGGGAATGAGGGGACACCCGAAATTTTCGGCAAATGCCGCGTCTGGGTCTGCGAAGGAGATAGATGCGAAGAGCGAATCGTCGACCCGAAGCGTTTCGGCATCGACTACACAAAATCCTTCGATCCGATAACAAAAAGCGAAAGCCTCTCGCACCTCGCTTCTCCCTCGGATACACTGATGGATATCGCGAAACTCAATGCGGGACTCTGGCTGTTTTGCAAAGGAGTGGCCCAAACAATCGAAGAGGGATGGGAGATGCTCAATGATCGTTAG
- the hemB gene encoding porphobilinogen synthase: protein MFARFRRKRLHPVLRDLVRETVLTPDDFIYPLFIRSGEVIRNEVASMPGVYQMSIDSAIAECETLKSLGIRSVILFGIPDIKDSVGSDALCEHGIIATALRALKSAHPDMLFITDLCFCEYTDHGHCGVLNPELETVDNDVTLQNLARQAIIHAKAGADMIAPSGMMDGMITAIREGLDSAGFTHTPIMSYSTKFASAYYGPFRDVAESAPSFGDRRSYQMDPANRREAILESLEDEREGADILMVKPALAYMDIIRDIREASDLPLAVYNVSGEYSMLKMAAKAGVIDYERVMMETLLGFKRAGADIIITYHAKEAAALLD from the coding sequence ATGTTCGCACGTTTCCGACGCAAACGACTCCATCCCGTCCTCCGTGATCTCGTCCGTGAGACGGTTCTGACACCGGACGATTTTATCTACCCTCTCTTCATTCGAAGCGGCGAGGTAATCAGAAACGAAGTGGCTTCGATGCCGGGGGTCTACCAGATGAGCATCGATTCGGCGATCGCGGAGTGCGAAACGCTCAAGTCCCTTGGCATCCGAAGTGTCATCCTTTTCGGAATACCGGATATCAAGGACTCGGTGGGCAGCGATGCCCTCTGCGAGCACGGGATCATCGCCACCGCGCTGCGAGCGCTGAAATCGGCCCATCCGGACATGCTTTTTATAACAGACCTCTGCTTTTGTGAATATACCGATCACGGCCACTGCGGTGTGCTCAACCCCGAGCTCGAAACGGTCGATAATGACGTCACGCTTCAAAACCTTGCCCGTCAGGCGATAATCCACGCCAAGGCGGGGGCCGACATGATCGCGCCAAGCGGCATGATGGACGGGATGATCACGGCCATCCGCGAAGGGCTCGACAGTGCCGGGTTCACCCATACACCGATCATGAGCTATTCAACGAAGTTCGCCAGCGCCTACTACGGGCCTTTCCGCGATGTGGCGGAGAGCGCCCCGAGTTTCGGCGACAGGCGAAGCTACCAGATGGACCCGGCCAACCGCAGGGAGGCGATCCTCGAGAGTCTCGAGGATGAGCGGGAGGGGGCCGACATTCTGATGGTCAAACCCGCACTTGCCTACATGGACATTATCCGCGACATCCGCGAAGCCAGCGACCTGCCGCTGGCGGTCTACAATGTCAGCGGCGAGTACAGCATGCTCAAGATGGCGGCCAAGGCGGGCGTCATCGACTACGAACGGGTCATGATGGAGACGCTTCTTGGATTCAAGCGCGCCGGTGCGGACATCATCATCACCTATCATGCGAAAGAGGCGGCAGCACTGCTGGATTAA